The nucleotide window CGCAGCGTTGATGACGGCGGCGATACGACCGACGTCGCGCAACTGGGCGGTGCTCATCTTGTGCTCGTTGACGAGCAACGCCGCGTGCGACTGCACGCAGAAGTGGCACTTGCCGACGATGGACGCGGCCAGCGCGTACATTTCGAAACGGCGCTGGTCGACGCCACCGCGCGTGGCATAGCCGTTCATGCGCAGTTGGGCCTTCTCGTTCTTGAGCTCGGCGTTGTCGGCCATCTCGAGATACGGATACCAGGTGTTGTTCATGCCCATGAGCGCGGCTGCGGTCAACGCGCCTTCGAGCTCTTCCGGGGCCAGCACGCCGGCTTCGCGAATCGCCTTGACGATCGGCTGGCTCTTGGCGGCGAAAGCGGCGGCGAGCGCCACCCCCACGGCGTCGTTGCCTTCCAGCGAGGAGCGGACGATGGTGCCGTCGAGGTTCAGGCGGATGTCCTTGGCGTAGTCAGGGATCTGGGCCTTAATCGCGGTGATGAATTCCATAAATTTCTCCTATTGCGTGGGGCTGAAAAAGCCCGCTCGCGCGGGCTTCGAGACGACGCTTACAGCGTTGCACCGCCAACAGCGCGGTTGCACGGGCAGAGTTCGTCCGTTTGCAGACCGTCCAGAATGCGCAGCACTTCTTCCGGGTTGCGGCCGACGTTCAGGTTGTTCACCGAGACGTGCTGAATGACGTTGTCCGGGTCAACGATGAACGTTGCACGCAGGGCCACGCCGGCAGCCTTGTCGCGCACGCCGAGCTGGTCGATCAGCGAGCCGGTGGTGTCGCCGAACGAGTAGTGGTTCAGCTTGTTCAGGTCCTTGTGCTCACGGCGCCATGCGAGCTTCACGAATTCGTTGTCGCCCGAGCCGCCCATCAGCACGGCGTCGCGGTCTGCGAAATCGTTCGCCAGCTTGCCGAATTCAACGATTTCGGTCGGGCACACGAACGTGAAATCCTTCGGGTAGAAGTAAATGACTTTCCACTTGCCCGGGAACGAGGCTTCGGTGATCGTTTCGAAAGCCGACACGCCGTTTTCTTCGTGGTTGTTGAAACCAGGCTTGGCAGCTTCGACCGAGAACGCTTCGAGTTTGTCGCCGACAGTCTTCATCGATTACTCCTAAATTAGTGCGGTTTATGTCGAGATATCGCAGGGGACATCGCAACTGGCAACTGACCGGAATCTCACGATCCCGGTCAACCAAAGTAGTGTACGCTATTGACGAATCGATCGCAATAGTTTCTTTTTATGCGGGGGATAGTTAAATCAAATCCCGTCGATAGGATTTTGCGCAGCGCATGCGGGGCAAGCCTTGAGCATAGCCAAATTTCGGCACGACATCATCTATTTAGCAAGTGGAAATGACACGATGATTTCAAGGCCGGTACCCGGCCGGACGTTGCGCAGCGTGGCGAGGCCCTTGTAGCGGCTGGCGATGCGCTGGACGATGGCCATGCCCAGCCCCGTGCCGTCGGCTTTCGTGCGGGCGGTGTCCACGCGATAGAACGGACGGAACACCAGTCCCAGTTGATCCTCGGGAATCCCCGGCCCGGTGTCGCGCACGCGCATTTCGACGCGTTCGCCGATCACGCGCGTGGAGATGTGGACGTTGGCGATGTCGGTCTGGGCATCGCGTCCGTACTTTCGCGCGTTCTCGATCAGGTTCGTGAGCAGGCGCTTGAGGTCGGTGCGTTCGGCGAGTACGGGGGCGCCATCGGCCAGATCGGTGCTCAGGCTCAGATCCTCGCGACCTTCGAAGGCGGACACCGTCTCGCGCGCGATGTCGGACAAATCGAGCGACTGCATCGTACGAGAGGCGGGGCGCGCGTAATCGAGGAAGCGGCCGATGATCTCGTCCATCTGCTCGATGTCGCTGATCATGTCCCGTTTGACGGACTCCTCGGACGGGCTCATTTCGGTTTCCAGCCGCAGACGGGCCAGCGGCGTGCGCAGGTCGTGGGAGATGCCGGCGAGCATCAGCGCGCGGTCCGCCTCCAGGCGTTCGAGCTCCTGCACCATCTGGTTGAAGCTGCGATTGGCCTCGGCGGCTTCGCCCATGCCGCGTTCGGGCAGTGGGTCCGGACGATGTCCCTCGCCGATGGCGCGCGCCGCGTGCGCCAGTCGCGCGAACGGGCGGTTCACGAGTGCCGTGATGAACGCGGCGCCAATGAGCGAGAGCGCAAGCGCGAACGTGCCCCAACTGAAAAGTTGAAGACCGGTGGCCGTGTCGATCCGGTCTTGCTCGATGGCGACCCAATAGTCGTCTTCATCGATCTTGAAGCTGATCCACATGGCGGGGATTTCATTGACCGAGGCGGCGATCACCGTGTCGGTGCCGAGGCGTCGCTGCACGTCGCGCGCGATCAGATCCTGCACCACGCTGCCGGGCTGCTTCTCGATCTTGTCGGCGGGTTCGCGCGGATACACGCGAATGCCCTCGTTGCTCTCGAGATCCTGCAGCAGCGCCCGGCGCAAATCGGGCTCGGAGTAAAGCAGGGCGGTACGCGTGAGTTTGACGATCGAGACAAGCTGCTGCGCGACGCGCTGCGCGCGCGGCTCCCGCTCGATCACGCGAAAGCTCTGGTACCAGGCGGCGAGGCTCACGCCGATGAGCAGGGCAATGAGAAAAAAGGTACGCCAGAACAGACCGCCGAACAGCCCGCGTACCATCCGGATCGGATGCATGGGGTTGCTCCGCTAATGCGTGATTCGGGCCTGTCGACAGTCCCGGGGCACCCCAAGACACACGCTCGTGCGATGGCCGGGGAGAGACGGATGCGGCACGTCACCGGCCGGCATCGGACAACGCACAACGCCGGTGCGCGAGTGAATCGCGACCGGCGTTGTTTTACGATGCGAGACGTGGGCGCGGACGATCACGCGCCGCCGTCCGGAATGAACACGTACCCGAGGCCCCAAACGGTCTGAATGAAGCGCGGGCTGCCCGGGTCCGGCTCGATGAGCTTGCGCAGACGCGAAATCTGCACGTCGAGGCTGCGATCGAAGACTTCGTATTCGCGCCCGCGCGCGAGCTCCATGAGCTTTTCGCGCGAGAGCGGCTGGCGCGGATGGCGCGCGAAGACCTTCAACACGGAGAATTCGCCAGTGGTGAGCGCGATTTCCTGCCCGTTCTTGGTGAGTGTGCGCGTGGCCAGGTTCAGGGCGAAGTCGCCGAACTCGAACGTCTCCATCGTTTCGCTGGGCGCACCGGGAAGTTCGGGCGGTGCCTGGCGGCGCAGCACGGCGTGGATGCGGGCGACGAGCTCGCGCGGGTTGAAGGGCTTGGGCAGGTAATCGTCAGCGCCCATCTCGAGACCGACGATACGGTCGACATCCTCGCCTTTGGCCGTTAACATGATGATCGGCGTGCGATCATTGGCGCCACGCAGACGGCGACAAATAGAGAGACCGTCTTCACCGGGGAGCATCAGGTCCAGCACGAGCAGATCGAAACGCTCGCGCACCCAAAGCTTGTTCATGGCCGTCGCATTTTCAGCCACGAAGACATTGAAACCCTGTTCCCCGAGGTAACGACGCAGCAGGTCGCGCAGGCGCGGATCGTCGTCGACAACCAGAATTTTGGGAGAGTTTTTGTTTTCCATGCCACGTATCTTAGCCCGAAATGTTGCGAACTGAGGAGGCCGCCAAAGCGGGTTACAAAGGGTTACACAATTTACCCTACGGCTTGTGCGCTGACCATAGGCAGTGGGTACACTTGCACGCCTGCCAGGGCGAAAACCTGTCGTACGGCATGAAGGACACACGCACAAGATGAGATGGGCTGCTGAGTTGACGCTACTGTTCGGGGGAATCATGCTCTGGGGACACCTGGGCGTGACGTATGCCCGTCCCGTCCCCCATTTCAGTGCGCAATCCCATGGCAGCAGTGCGGCCCGGGTGCAGCATGCGGCGCCGGCGCCGCGCAATGGCGGGAAAGCCGCCCCTGCGAGTGACGCCGCCGCCGAGCGTCGGGGCGACGAGTTGCCCAACCCGCCGCCGGGCCGTCGCCCGAACGGCCATATGTCGGCAGACGACCGACGCCTGCTGCGCCAGCATATTCAGGACGCCGTGCGCGAGCTCTACAGTCACTAGCCGACAGACGGTGCGTGCGCCGACAATGCGTCGCGACATGCGCCCATCGCTTCTCACCAAACGCCACTGATGTCATTTTGACGCGAGCGTCCCATGAAGCCGAATCGAAATCCGCCAGCCTCTGCCGACGCTGGCTTTTTTTGTGCTCGCCGATCGCCCCCGGGCGTGTCGCCGACGGCGTGCCGCTCGGCAGCGACATGCTCGCCGCCGTCCGCTGTACCGCAGACGCTTGGCTTCGTGCCACGTTGCATTGCCCTGCTGGCCGGACTGGTTGTCACCGCGCTGGGCACGTCACCCGACGCTTACGCGGCCGGGGCAAGGCACGTCGCCTCCGCACCTGGGCCGCGCGCGAGTTCGCGCAACGTCGATATGTCGAAGCGTCTGCTTGGCGAAGACGACGCCCGCTACCTGCTCACGCGTACGGGCTATTCCCCCGATGCCCGTGAGCTTGCCCCTTTCGTCGGGCTGACGCGCGCACAGGCCGTCGACCGTTTGCTTGACGAATCGCGACGCACCGCCGTGACCGAGCCGCCGCCCTGGGCTGCGGATCCGCCGCTCTACGACGCGCGCGTGAAGTCCATGACCGCCGAGCAGAAGCGCGATCTCAACGAGCGGCGCAACCGGATGGCGGCGTCGCTTGCCGCCTGGTGGGCGCAGGAGATGGCGACCACGCCGTCGCCGTTGACCGAGCGCATGACCATGTTCTGGCACAACCACTTCGTGTCGAGCAGCGACAAGGTGCGCGAACCCGTCGTGATGTACCGGCAGAACGTGCTGCTGCGGGCAAATGCGCTGGGAAACTTCGGCACGTTGCTGCATGCCGTCTCGAAGGATCCGGCGATGCTGATTTATCTCGATGGGGCGGGTAGCCGGAAGGGGCGGCCCAACGAGAATTTTGCGCGCGAGGTCATGGAGCTTTTCACGCTCGGGGAAGGTCACTATACGGAGCAGGACGTGCGCGAAGCCGCACGCGCCTATACCGGATGGAGCATCGACCGTCCGACGATGACTTATGTCTGGCGCGCCAACTTGCACGATACCGGCACGAAGACCGTGCTGGGCCAGACAGGCGATTTCGATGGCGACCAGGTGCTCGACATTTTGTTGGCGCGTCCGGAGACGGCTACCTTCGTCACGGGCAAGTTGTGGCGTGAATTCGTGTCGCCCACACCCGATCCGCAGCAGGCGGCACGCGTGGCGAACGCATTTCGGGCGAGTGGCTACGATATCCGCGTGGCCCTGCGCGCCTTGCTGCTCACGCCGTCGTTCTGGGATCGCGACGCGCGCGGCACGCTCGTGAAGTCGCCTTCCGAGTTCGTGACGGACACCGTGCGAGAGTTCGATATCGGCTACGACGATCCGCAAATGCTCGCGCGGCAGATGGGCGTGCTCGGCCAGGCCCTGTTTCGTCCGCCGAATGTGAAGGGGTGGCCGGGCGGCGACGCCTGGATCGACAGCAGCACCTTGCTTGCGCGCAAGCAATTCGTCGAGCGCATGTTCCGGGCGACGGAGAAGGCGAACGCCGGCGCAGCGTCGATGGTGCCGTCGATGTCCATGCGTACCGACGTGCGCCGCACGGCGTTGACGATGGCCCCGTCGATGCCGAGGACGGTGGCGGGCGTGCGTTTCGATCTGGCGCGTTGGCTGCAACCGTACGCGTTGGGGCCGGTGGATGTACCGGACGCGCGTGCCCGGGAGGCACTGCAACGGGCGGTGTTGCCGATGGCCCCCGCTGCGCCGCAGACCTCCGGTGACAACAGCGCGGCGTACCTACAGGCGCTGTTGATGGATCCGGCGTATCAATTGAAGTGAGACGACGGGCCTGACGGCATGACGTCGGGCGCGGTGGCAACGGCGATGACCAATGGCCGATCGCCAATGGGCGATGCCGACAGGCGAATGGATGGCACGCAATGCGAGGTGTGAAATGCGTCGACGCGATTTTCTGACTTTCGCCGGGGGGCTTGGGGCGGCATGGCTCGCGCCGTGGCCGGCGCATGCTGCGGCACGTGATCTCTCCGGCATGATGCCGGGCGGCAGAGTGGGCGCGGTGGGCGCAGTCGGCGCAGGCGGTGATTACGGCAATCTGTTGATTCTCATTGAACTCAAGGGCGGCAATGACGGCTTGAATACCGTCATTCCCTATGCCGATCCGTTATACGCGAGTCTTCGCCCGAACATTGGCGTCAAGCGTGACCAGGTGGTGCAACTCGACGCGCATAGCGGCCTGCATCCTGAGTTGCGCGCGCTGCTGCCGATGTGGCAGGCGAAAGAATTGGCGGTGGTGCAGGGCGTGGGGTATCCGGAGCCGAATCTCTCGCATTTTCGTTCCATCGAGATCTGGAATACGGCGTCGCGCGCGGACGAGTACTTGCGTGACGGTTGGTTGTCGCGCGCGTTTGCCGAACGGCCCGTGCCGGCCGGGTTCGATGCGGACGGGGT belongs to Pandoraea pnomenusa and includes:
- a CDS encoding carboxymuconolactone decarboxylase family protein, whose amino-acid sequence is MEFITAIKAQIPDYAKDIRLNLDGTIVRSSLEGNDAVGVALAAAFAAKSQPIVKAIREAGVLAPEELEGALTAAALMGMNNTWYPYLEMADNAELKNEKAQLRMNGYATRGGVDQRRFEMYALAASIVGKCHFCVQSHAALLVNEHKMSTAQLRDVGRIAAVINAAAQVLSAEAA
- a CDS encoding peroxiredoxin is translated as MKTVGDKLEAFSVEAAKPGFNNHEENGVSAFETITEASFPGKWKVIYFYPKDFTFVCPTEIVEFGKLANDFADRDAVLMGGSGDNEFVKLAWRREHKDLNKLNHYSFGDTTGSLIDQLGVRDKAAGVALRATFIVDPDNVIQHVSVNNLNVGRNPEEVLRILDGLQTDELCPCNRAVGGATL
- a CDS encoding ATP-binding protein, producing MHPIRMVRGLFGGLFWRTFFLIALLIGVSLAAWYQSFRVIEREPRAQRVAQQLVSIVKLTRTALLYSEPDLRRALLQDLESNEGIRVYPREPADKIEKQPGSVVQDLIARDVQRRLGTDTVIAASVNEIPAMWISFKIDEDDYWVAIEQDRIDTATGLQLFSWGTFALALSLIGAAFITALVNRPFARLAHAARAIGEGHRPDPLPERGMGEAAEANRSFNQMVQELERLEADRALMLAGISHDLRTPLARLRLETEMSPSEESVKRDMISDIEQMDEIIGRFLDYARPASRTMQSLDLSDIARETVSAFEGREDLSLSTDLADGAPVLAERTDLKRLLTNLIENARKYGRDAQTDIANVHISTRVIGERVEMRVRDTGPGIPEDQLGLVFRPFYRVDTARTKADGTGLGMAIVQRIASRYKGLATLRNVRPGTGLEIIVSFPLAK
- the ompR gene encoding osmolarity response regulator transcription factor OmpR → MENKNSPKILVVDDDPRLRDLLRRYLGEQGFNVFVAENATAMNKLWVRERFDLLVLDLMLPGEDGLSICRRLRGANDRTPIIMLTAKGEDVDRIVGLEMGADDYLPKPFNPRELVARIHAVLRRQAPPELPGAPSETMETFEFGDFALNLATRTLTKNGQEIALTTGEFSVLKVFARHPRQPLSREKLMELARGREYEVFDRSLDVQISRLRKLIEPDPGSPRFIQTVWGLGYVFIPDGGA
- a CDS encoding DUF1800 domain-containing protein translates to MSKRLLGEDDARYLLTRTGYSPDARELAPFVGLTRAQAVDRLLDESRRTAVTEPPPWAADPPLYDARVKSMTAEQKRDLNERRNRMAASLAAWWAQEMATTPSPLTERMTMFWHNHFVSSSDKVREPVVMYRQNVLLRANALGNFGTLLHAVSKDPAMLIYLDGAGSRKGRPNENFAREVMELFTLGEGHYTEQDVREAARAYTGWSIDRPTMTYVWRANLHDTGTKTVLGQTGDFDGDQVLDILLARPETATFVTGKLWREFVSPTPDPQQAARVANAFRASGYDIRVALRALLLTPSFWDRDARGTLVKSPSEFVTDTVREFDIGYDDPQMLARQMGVLGQALFRPPNVKGWPGGDAWIDSSTLLARKQFVERMFRATEKANAGAASMVPSMSMRTDVRRTALTMAPSMPRTVAGVRFDLARWLQPYALGPVDVPDARAREALQRAVLPMAPAAPQTSGDNSAAYLQALLMDPAYQLK